The following DNA comes from Solanum stenotomum isolate F172 chromosome 11, ASM1918654v1, whole genome shotgun sequence.
TTaattcaagatttgaagtttatgagttcTATGCGCAAATGTACAAGCTGAAGTGTTGGGATTTTCTAAAGCTCCTATGTATAAAATTGTCACTGCAGATGGCATTTGATGGGAAATTTGCTTAATTGTATTTGGTTCATTTGAACCGTCTGATGTTGAATCTGATGAAGTACAGTAGTCCATTAAATCTGTGAGCATAGTAAGCTTCCACATCTTTGATATGGTCCGGGCAGTAAACTACACTGCACTAGGAAACATTCCACTACAAGTGTAATTTGAGAACATCAAGGACACATGCCTGATGCGAATCATTATTTTGAGGAGTTTCTAAGCTAATGGAGCTAGTGACAATATGTTTTGCAAGTTCATTGATAAATATTAATCACCTAAACCTGAAAATGAACATGCTTATAACAAGTCAATTAcataaaatattgagaaattttATGATAAATATGAGTTAAATCTATAATAGATACCGAACATTTGATAAGACAAAAAAAAGGAGGATACGCAAATAcacataaatattttacaagGAAAATGGAAAAACGTAAATATGACAAAGTGAAATAAAAGGGTGAAAAATTAATAACTCTTAGGTCCACCAAGTTCATAGATAGCAACCAATCTTGTCTGCAACTCATCACTCTAACGCATGTGAAATGGTTGGTCTGGCAAAGTTGATGCAACAACATTAAGTTGTTGGTCAACTTTTTGTCTGAGTTGATAAATCACaagatcaaaattaaaaatataaggaTCATAACATTTAATATCATTAAACACCGATCAAGAATTGTTATTCTTGGCAACATGGGAATGGGGACGGCGAAACATTGTTGCAAAGctagaggaaaaaaaattaagaaagtaaagaataCTCAACACTCTATAAATATGGGGTACTTTGGAAAAACCTCTTGACCTGCTTTTATAGGTGAATTTCCACTAAAGAGAGAGCTTTCCTTAGTGGAAATTCACCTATAAAAATAGGTCAAGAAGTTTCTCCAGAGTACCACATATTCATAGAcaggggcggagccaccttGTACTaagggggttcatccgaaccccctttgaccgaaaattatattaattatatatgattaaaatattttttttatgtatatatagtagatgtcgagcCCCCTTCAGCTACTTCCTGTGTCTATTTctacagattttgaacccccttattaaaaatcctggctccgccactgttCATAGAGTGTTGAGTATTCTTTACATTCTTAATTCTCTTTCGTCTAGCTTTGGGAGAATGTTTTTCCGTCCCCATTCCCCTGTTGTCAAGTATGGCAATTCTCGATTGGTGTTTAATAATAATGATAGTAAATATTATGAttcttatattttcaattttaatcttATGACTCATCAACTCAGACAAAAAATTGACCAACAACGTACCTAACGTTGTTGCATCGATTGTACAAGACAAACCATCTGGCATACATTGGACTAATGAGTTCCAGGCAAGATGTGTTGCTATTGTTGATGCATTTGGTGGGTCTAGGGGTTAGtaattttttacccttttatatcatttttctatatatgCTTTTCTTcggtttttacttttctttgtaaattatatatgtgtgtgtttgTGTATCCCCTTTTTTGTCATATCAGATATTCGATATCTGTTTTAGATTTAACtcatatttatacatatattcaTACAATTTCTCAATGTTTTATGTAATTAACATGTTATAAAAGGttatttactttcagttttaggtgattaatatcaaataattaaattgcaGTTAAATGATAAATCATATATTGTCAATGAATAAATTATAAACTCTTGTTTATTTCATTACATTTTTATTATGCAAACAATAGAAATCATATTTTTACTGGTGCTAGTTCTAAGCAATAATTTCATGACATGACACTCCTACAATTTATCGAGGACATAATCGTAGATAGGAGGATATGGAAGTTGCGGATTATGATAGGCAATTAGTAGGTAGTTGAGCTGAGAATGGTCTAATTTCTCGTATCAGTATTGTTAATACTATTCTCCAACTATCTCATTCTTTGATTTTATTACTTCATGTTGCTTTCATTGATTTAGTATTCATTTAGTTCCATTGTAAGAGAAATTGATGAAGTTATGTAACAAGTACTATTAACTGCAATAACATCCATCCAGACTATATAGCTACAGTAAGTTACCTGAGGAAGAGAATAGAGCCTCCAAATGTAGTAAGTACTTTTCTTTGACCCAAGCTcaaagaagaaattgaagagAGGATCCATTATGGCTCGTTCAAAAGCACAACCTCCATCGAGAACATACAGAGCCATTGTATCAATAACATCTTTAGGTGGAACAACCATAGAATCTGCAGAATCAAAAATATCATTCTTGTCATAGAAATGATGTGTTCAAAGGAAAATTTTGCCCAGTTCGCAATAGCTTTGGACGAAGATGACTACGGccgaaaaatcaaaccaaaagaTATTTGTTTACTgtattgaaaaagaaagatatcCATTCAATGATGAAAATCTTTCAAGTCACATTTCTAGTTtcttatattgttgttgtaagaaTTGGTATGCAAAGAAATCACTGGCACAGATGTATTTAGAAGAAAGAAGTTTCTCATCAAAAGATTTTGTAAGCAAACATCTATATTTCCAATCAAAGAAATGGTAAGGAACGTATCAACATCAAAAGGATTATAAGCTCTTCTGTATGGTTAAGCCTACTGTTCGTGACTGAAGAATGGAACATTACATTCGATATTGATTAAAGATTTGAAGTTTTTGAGTTCTAAACAAACTCATATGCAACACCAAAGTTCTATACGCAAATGTAAGAGCTGAAGTGTTGGGATTTTCTAAAGCTCCTATGTATAAAATTGTCACTGCAGATGGCATTTGATGGGAAATTAGCTTAATTGTATCGCCACCACAGCAAAATTCAGCTGATTCGTGTTCAAACTATTTTGCCGAGTAAAATTCACTGTTACGGATCTTTTTTAATGCAATATAAAGAGATTCTAATCGTAATATTTTAGCCATATTTGGTTGTATTATTTACATTACGTGCATATGTCAAACAATCTTAAAAGATGAAAAACGAAAGAAAAAAGGAACGATGCAAGCACAGTTTTATGTTCGTACTAACCGGCATGCAAAACCTTTTTAATGCTGAGAGTATTTGGTTCATCTGAACTGTCTGATGTTGAACCCAATGTAGTACAGTGGTGAACTAAGTCTATGAGCATAGTAAACATAAAGCTTCCACGTCTTTGATATGGTCCGGGCAGTAAACTACACTGCACTGGGAAACATTCCACTACAAGTGTAATTTAAGAACATCAAGGACACATCCCTGGTGCGAATCATTCTTTTGAGGAGTTTCTAGCTAATGGAGCAAGCGACAATATGTCGCAAATTCATTAAATCATCATAAGAGACATTAATTTCCTGAGAACAATAAAACCTAAGATGAGTATAAAGAACATCATAATTGTCCTTTTAGTATAAAGAACATCattaaatatacatttttaagATATCAATTAAATCACAGTTAGCTTGAATATGTGAAACTGAAGCATCAAATACTTTGAAACAGACCATGTAATTCAAATCATAGGCTCAATTAATTACATTTACTTTCAAGTCCATATCGAAAACTTTTCATTACATTTAAAAGATTCAATGCAGTCGCAGAAAGATTACAACTCTAATGATAGAGAGTATGTACTTATGTAATCAAAATGACACCAGTTTAACCACTGTGTGACCTATGAAGCTGATAAAGTAAGGAATTTTAAGCAGAGTAAGGTATATACTTCATTGTAAGTTGACTGgagtttatttttctatatctatTACTAGCTCAATTTAGAACTATTGAAATATGATTACAAATTAACTGAACATGCAAAGCAGATAGAGAGGTGGAAAGTTGAAATCAAGAAGGAAAATTTACCTAATTCATATTTAATTGAAGTTAGGGTtatctcttttttattaaattccAATAGCATTTTCTTGCAAACACTCATTCAAATTTAGAAACAAAATCTAAGCTGATGCAGTTTGGTGAAAAGCCCTAATTCCAATAGCATTTTGCCAAGAAGGCGCAATCTGTTCCAATTAATAGTCCAGGTGAAAGTTAAATTCATCAACGCAAAAGAACCTATAAGTCCCATTCAGACGAAGCCCAAATAGCAATCAATAGCAcagccaaaaaaaaattaagcaaaGAAACACATTTTGAGATTTGAGATAACAACCATCACACCCAAAAAAACGGAGTAGATACATACATGGAAGAAACCAAAAGAGATGATGAGAGAAGCGGTGTAATCTGTCAATGGAGTTCCTACACCAGAATAACAGCCACCTGCAACTACATCGGGACTGATCAAAATACTCTTGCCTGAAGCAGCCATATCCACCATCACCTATGACAGAGATTGTAGTGCTGCCGGGTTATTTAGGGTTTAAACAAAGAAGTACAATGGTTTGATATAGCCTTATATATAAAGCTGTCAAAAAGGGCCGGCCCAAGCCTCATGGGCCAAGGAATTTAAAGGGATAGGGTGGATCATGTTCTTCATTTTGAAGGGCTGAAAATGTTCAATTCAACCCAACACTAAAAGAGTCAAGGGTTAGGGCGGGCTagctcttcttttttttctttttaaatttataattctaGAACATcaagaaatgagaagattttaaaattaaatatggcAAACAAGGGTattgtttcaataacactagcaaaaaaattagtataattaGCATATATCTTGCATACCAGATACGCGAGCGAGATAAAAGAGTGACAAGCAAGATGGGAGGGAGGCGAGGGCACGAAATTTTtctatgtatcctagatacatgtgaatctacTTAGATAGAGTATATCTAtaacaaattaacttaattttgagtccatatattctgagatacatgtatctggacgaaccaaaatctggtaagattcataatattacaacataacgtgtatttaagtaattagattatatactagTGAGATTATTGTAAACTACCCTTATATAAAAGGTTTTGGCCCATGTGCTGACCCCAACCAAGCCTCAAGGGCTTATATAGGTCGGGCTTATATAAGCCCTAGTTTTAAATGGGCTTGAAAAAATCTATCCCAACCCTACCCTAATAACGGGTTGGGTTAGGCCGGCCCCATAGGCTAAGCCCGTTTTGACGGCTCTACTTGTATTTGTATGTTTGTATTGTGAGCCCTTCTATTTACCTGATATAGCCTTATACTTGTATGAATTGTTATTGTGAACCCTTTTATTTACTCTTTTGTTACCTGAACTCATCGAACCTCAATATTTTAGCGTGTTGCACAAA
Coding sequences within:
- the LOC125844722 gene encoding protein RRC1-like encodes the protein MFTMLIDLVHHCTTLGSTSDSSDEPNTLSIKKVLHADSMVVPPKDVIDTMALYVLDGGCAFERAIMDPLFNFFFELGSKKSTYYIWRLYSLPQI